One Salvia splendens isolate huo1 unplaced genomic scaffold, SspV2 ctg1164, whole genome shotgun sequence DNA segment encodes these proteins:
- the LOC121788854 gene encoding uncharacterized protein LOC121788854, whose translation MATKRGRPRKKPRGEEQNCSDKIASLKEKDEAFDNYEAERQCTAIRALRDVEIEHFSTMLQLLCSYFSEDQLQIPVLQFFNEKLTNLTLEKTGEDGQYEVKSKGEAVDVDHGDKRTLHSALLRRLSLAYPDFSSGIPPLCGFKFSNQAVKTSLFVADKLETRSLVFDEPSESQMLELKDNLYTPNISASELTSH comes from the exons ATGGCAACAAAAAGAGGAAGACCGCGGAAGAAACCGCGTGGAGAGGAACAGAATTGCAGTGATAAAATCGCCTCACTGAAAGAGAAAGACGAGGCATTTGACAACTACGAAG CTGAAAGGCAATGTACTGCAATCAGAGCTCTCAGGGATGTTGAAATCGAACATTTTAGCACTATGCTGCAGTTACTTTGTTCGTATTTCAGTGAAGACCAGTTGCAGATTCCTGTATTGCAGTTTTTCAATGAAAAACTAACGAACCTAACCCTTGAAAAGACTGGAGAGGATGGCCAATATGAAGTGAAATCGAAAGGGGAAGCTGTGGATGTGGACCATGGTGATAAAAGAACATTACATTCTGCTCTTCTACGTCGCTTGTCATTAGCTTATCCTGATTTCTCCTCAGGGATTCCTCCTCTATGTGGcttcaaattttcaaatcaaGCTG TGAAAACAAGCCTTTTTGTTGCTGATAAACTAGAGACCAGGAGTCTC GTTTTTGACGAGCCATCCGAATCACAAATGTTAGAACTGAAGGATAACCTGTATACTCCAAAT ATTTCTGCATCCGAGTTAACTTCTCATTGA
- the LOC121788855 gene encoding ras-related protein RIC2: MSGYRAEDDYDYLFKVVLIGDSGVGKSNLLSRFTRNEFSLESKSTIGVEFATRSLTVDGKVIKAQIWDTAGQERYRAITSAYYRGAVGALLVYDVTRHSTFESVERWLRELRDHTDPNVVVMLIGNKCDLRHLVAVSTDDGTSFAETESLYFMETSALDATNVENAFTEVLTQIYRIVSKKSMEAGDDGNMQTVPTKGEKIDVSKDVSDVKKGGCCSS; this comes from the exons ATGTCGGGTTACCGGGCAGAAGACGACTACGATTACTTGTTCAAGGTTGTTTTGATAGGGGATTCCGGCGTCGGGAAATCCAACTTGCTTTCTAGGTTTACACGGAACGAGTTCAGCCTCGAGTCCAAATCAACTATCGGCGTCGAGTTCGCCACCAGAAGTTTGACCGTCGACGGGAAAGTGATCAAGGCTCAGATTTGGGACACTGCGGGCCAAGAGAG GTACCGTGCCATTACAAGTGCATACTATCGTGGCGCTGTTGGTGCTTTACTTGTATATGATGTCACTAGACACTCCACATTTGAAAGCGTCGAAAGGTGGTTAAGGGAGTTGAGGGATCACACTGATCCCAACGTAGTCGTCATGCTTATTGGCAACAAATGCGACCTCCGGCATTTGGTGGCAGTCTCAACAGACGATGGGACCTCATTTGCTGAAACCGAGTCGCTCTACTTCATGGAAACTTCGGCCCTAGATGCTACCAATGTCGAAAATGCATTCACGGAGGTTCTCACACAAATATACCGCATCGTGAGCAAGAAGAGCATGGAGGCAGGTGACGACGGGAACATGCAGACTGTCCCGACCAAGGGCGAGAAAATCGACGTGAGCAAGGACGTATCGGATGTGAAGAAAGGAGGTTGCTGCTCCTCTTGA